A single Triticum dicoccoides isolate Atlit2015 ecotype Zavitan chromosome 2A, WEW_v2.0, whole genome shotgun sequence DNA region contains:
- the LOC119355982 gene encoding BTB/POZ domain-containing protein At1g63850-like, with amino-acid sequence MSPPPLPIDKTRSSPTLFDMMANEQDYQPRSAAAAAHSAPPHPHPHHPLAPARSMDRQALLQDRVAELIGSCSPGNQFNDADSSDVRLTLSSKDGLSLTLCVHRHILVAHSRFFAAKLSDRWSKQQRTLPHIVEISDCDDVEVYVETLRLMYCKDLRRRLMREDVAKVLGILKVSAAIVFDAGVLSCLEYLEAAPWAEDDDEKVAALLTQLHLENSGAGEVLKRVSLELTPSVVTEEVETGANCNGGSSVGGGEEVLVRLLQVVLEGKDEKARREMKGLVSKMLRENSASRGGAIGGDLRKESLYSACNGCLCLLREQFVRAAGGDQSEVTQIARQADNLHWMLDILVERQIAEDFLRTWAMQNELAEMHGKLPAIHRYEVSRVTARLFVGVGKGQILVSKEARSQLLSTWLEPFYEDFGWMRRACKGLDRHLIEEGLANTILTLPLATQQEIFLAWFNRFLNSGEDCPNIQRGFEVWWRRAFWKRSAEPEQPPRLRITAICDNS; translated from the exons ATGTCCCCGCCGCCGCTGCCCATCGACAAGACGCGCTCCAGCCCCACCCTCTTCGACATGATGGCCAACGAGCAGGACTACCagccccgctccgccgccgccgccgcccactccGCCCCgccgcacccgcacccgcaccaCCCGCTCGCCCCCGCGCGCTCCATGGACCGCCAGGCGCTGCTCcaggaccgcgtcgccgagctcatcgGCAGCTGCAGCCCCGGGAACCAGTTCAACGACGCCGACTcctccgacgtgcgcctcaccctcaGCTCCAAGGACGGCCTCTCCCTCACGCTCTGCGTGCACCGCCACATACTCGTCGCCCACAGCAGGTTCTTCGCCGCCAAGCTCTCCGACCGCTGGTCCAAGCAGCAGCGCACGCTGCCCCACATCGTCGAGATCTCCGACTGCGACGACGTCGAGGTGTACGTCGAGACGCTGCGCCTCATGTACTGCAAGGATCTCCGGAGGAGGCTCATGAGGGAGGATGTGGCCAAGGTCCTCGGCATTTTGAAG GTGTCCGCAGCTATCGTGTTCGACGCTGGAGTGCTGTCTTGCTTGGAGTATTTGGAGGCGGCTCCGTGGGCGGAGGATGATGACGAGAAAGTGGCGGCATTGTTGACGCAGCTGCATCTTGAGAACTCAGGCGCTGGGGAGGTTCTTAAGAGGGTCTCCCTGGAGTTGACACCTTCTGTAGTGACCGAGGAGGTTGAAACGGGAGCAAATTGCAATGGCGGCAGTAGTGTGGGTGGTGGTGAAGAGGTGTTAGTCAGGCTCCTGCAGGTTGTCCTGGAGGGCAAAGACGAGAAGGCAAGGAGGGAGATGAAGGGTCTGGTCTCCAAAATGCTAAGAGAGAACAGCGCATCGCGTGGCGGAGCCATTGGTGGTGACCTCCGCAAGGAGTCACTCTATTCGGCATGCAATGGCTGCCTGTGCCTGCTGCGCGAGCAATTTGTGAGGGCTGCAGGAGGTGACCAATCGGAGGTAACGCAGATTGCAAGGCAGGCTGATAACCTGCATTGGATGCTTGACATCCTTGTTGAGCGCCAGATTGCCGAAGACTTCTTGAGGACATGGGCAATGCAGAATGAGTTGGCAGAGATGCACGGTAAACTTCCAGCTATACATCGCTATGAAGTGAGCCGAGTGACTGCAAGGCTTTTCGTCGGGGTTGGCAAAGGACAGATCTTAGTGTCCAAGGAGGCCCGCTCACAGCTCCTGAGTACCTGGCTTGAGCCGTTCTATGAGGACTTTGGGTGGATGCGGCGAGCATGCAAGGGCCTTGACCGACATTTGATTGAGGAAGGGCTGGCAAACACGATCCTGACACTGCCACTTGCAACTCAGCAGGAGATCTTTCTTGCGTGGTTTAATCGGTTCCTCAACTCTGGGGAGGACTGCCCAAACATTCAGAGAGGGTTCGAGGTATGGTGGCGGCGAGCATTCTGGAAAAGGAGTGCGGAACCGGAGCAACCACCCCGTTTGAGAATCACAGCAATCTGCGATAATTCTTGA